A single window of Oreochromis aureus strain Israel breed Guangdong linkage group 7, ZZ_aureus, whole genome shotgun sequence DNA harbors:
- the LOC116321925 gene encoding UDP-glucuronosyltransferase 2A1-like, with product MMQVFTSPPLLLLPFTLLLFHPVSPVHGGHVLAFPGEFSHWLNMRTIIEELVKRNHSVTILVPDASPSVNYNNSRDAAKFNFLIFKVSYSREEYVGTMQEFIHFSMYESHTSSPLQKIIKMNYFMGRTLDFGKQQCDGVLKNQQLMAILQESAFDVVLQDPLAMCGDLVADMLGVPLVLSLRFSFGSVMERHCGHAPLPLSYVPLAPLPYNDRMTFTERLINMVTYVASSTLTELAWKLSVNKYYSEIKGTPSSVCETMGKADVWLIRTFWDIETPRPTPPNFKYVGGLHCKPANQLPEDLEAFVQSSGDAGIIVASFGSMVTNLTMQHANIIATAFGQIPQKVIWRYRGEPPTALAPNTKISDWIPQNDLLGHAKTKAFVTHGGTNGLYEAVFHGVPLVGVPLFGDQPDNLARMSRLGTAIVLDFNHLTAEELAEALHVVINQPSYRTNMQRLSAVHRDQPVTPLSTAVFWVEFVMRHGGARHLRLASYDLNWFQYHSLDTSAALLVALMTVAALWWVGLRCILRQCRRRAGREKKD from the exons ATGATGCAGGTTTTCacgtctcctcctcttcttcttcttcccttcaCCCTCCTGCTCTTTCATCCCGTCTCCCCAGTACATGGTGGCCATGTTCTGGCATTTCCGGGAGAGTTCAGCCATTGGTTGAACATGCGGACCATCATAGAGGAGCTGGTGAAGAGGAATCACTCTGTCACCATCTTAGTGCCTGATGCATCGCCGTCTGTCAACTACAACAACAGCCGTGACGCCGCCAAGTTCAACTTCCTGATCTTCAAG GTGTCATATAGTAGGGAGGAATATGTGGGCACCATGCAGGAATTCATCCACTTCTCCATGTACGAGTCACACACCTCTTCACCGCTGCAAAAGATCATAAAGATGAACTATTTCATGGGCCGCACCCTGGACTTTGGGAAGCAGCAGTGTGATGGGGTGCTGAAGAACCAGCAGCTGATGGCGATTCTGCAGGAAAGTGCTTTCGACGTTGTCCTACAAGACCCCCTTGCAATGTGTGGCGACCTGGTGGCTGACATGCTTGGCGTGCCGCTCGTCCTCTCGCTACGCTTCAGCTTTGGCAGTGTTATGGAGCGACACTGTGGCCACGCCCCGTTGCCACTATCTTATGTTCCATTAGCTCCTCTTCCATACAACGACCGCATGACGTTCACGGAGAGACTGATCAACATGGTGACATACGTGGCGTCGTCCACTCTAACTGAACTTGCCTGGAAGCTTTCTGTGAATAAATACTATAGTGAaatcaaag GAACTCCCAGCAGTGTGTGCGAGACTATGGGGAAGGCCGACGTGTGGCTCATTAGGACGTTCTGGGACATCGAGACGCCACGGCCAACCCCGCCAAACTTCAAATACGTGGGCGGTCTACACTGCAAACCGGCCAATCAGCTGCCAGAG GACCTGGAGGCATTTGTGCAGAGTTCAGGTGATGCCGGCATAATTGTGGCTTCCTTCGGCTCCATGGTAACCAACCTGACGATGCAGCACGCTAACATCATCGCCACCGCCTTCGGTCAGATCCCACAGAAG gTGATTTGGCGTTACCGTGGCGAGCCTCCAACTGCATTGGCGCCAAACACGAAGATTTCTGATTGGATCCCTCAGAATGACCTGCTGG GTCACGCAAAGACAAAGGCATTCGTGACACACGGCGGCACTAACGGTCTGTATGAAGCCGTGTTTCACGGCGTGCCTCTGGTGGGTGTGCCGCTGTTTGGTGATCAGCCTGATAATCTCGCCCGTATGAGCCGCCTCGGCACCGCCATCGTCCTGGACTTCAACCATCTGACAGCTGAGGAGCTGGCAGAGGCGCTGCATGTCGTCATAAACCAGCCAAG CTACAGGACCAACATGCAGCGTCTGTCAGCGGTGCACCGCGACCAGCCAGTAACGCCACTGAGTACCGCCGTCTTCTGGGTGGAGTTTGTGATGCGACATGGTGGAGCTAGGCATCTGCGGTTGGCATCATACGACCTCAACTGGTTCCAGTACCACAGCTTGGACACCAGTGCTGCCTTACTGGTTGCTTTGATGACTGTTGCTGCTTTGTGGTGGGTGGGGTTACGTTGTATCCTGCGGCAGTGCAGACGGCGAGCAGGAAGAGAGAAGAAGGACTGA
- the ythdc1 gene encoding YTH domain-containing protein 1 isoform X2, translating into MAADRREDKDGELNVLEDLLTEAPDQDDELYNPETERDISDKKGTKRKSERSDSQDLKRLRSSSGHGTSRSSSSNKRAPGPSLSSSKKVSSPRGRHSTTYRHEYYDERKGRRGAREVTRSRGGEDARRRESQRGLEGLSQLRRDERRASPSPHEEENQSEDETGAEYGSEQASGSSSPAASHVEEEEEDDQEEEEEEEEEGMEEEEEEEEEEGEKEEEDEEEEEEYDRRGGEGNDYDTRSEAGDSRSASSVSFSDDGESAHSGSASEASGSEKKREKLSSSVRAVRKGMETTSCVVVDPTSKLRYILRDARFFLIKSNNHENVSLAKAKGVWSTLPVNEKKLNAAFRSARSVVLIFSVRESGKFQGFARLASESHHGGSPIHWVLPAGMNAKMLGGVFKIDWLCRRELPFIKTAHLSNPWNEHKPVKIGRDGQEIQPDIGAQLCALFPLDESVDIHQVARRIRHKRRTPSEPRPRGRPPQREPGRRRPEEYDLHGRKRPRPDGPPDFSQRAGFIQDLRSQPVDRRFSGVRRDVFLNGSYNEYMRDYHHSVGPPAPWQTLAGYPGVEQPPPHHPPYYHHSHPPPPPHQAYHHHHHPPLPPHEAPPPRFRDKQRAPQHRAFTSSPHDYDMRVDDFLRRTQAVVSSRRERERQRERERGGPRRDRERERVRDRDRERERDKERGRYRR; encoded by the exons ATGGCGGCCGACCGGCGCGAGGACAAAG ATGGAGAGCTGAACGTTCTGGAAGATTTACTGACTGAAGCTCCCGATCAAGATGACGAGCTGTACAACCCTGAGACAGAGCGTGACATCAGCGACAAGAAAG GTACAAAGAGGAAGAGCGAGCGTTCTGACAGCCAGGATCTAAAGAGGCTCCGCTCCTCGTCAGGCCACGGTACTTCTAGGTCATCATCCTCCAATAAGAGAGCTCCAGGGCCATCTCTGTCCTCCTCTAAAAAGGTGTCGAGCCCTCGCGGCCGGCACTCCACCACTTACCGTCATGAGTATTATGATGAACGAAAGGGGAGACGTGGGGCCCGAGAGGTGACGAGGAGCCGTGGAGGAGAGGACGCAAGACGGCGAGAGTCCCAGAGAGGCCTGGAGGGTCTGAGTCAG TTACGCCGTGATGAGCGGCGAGCAAGTCCCTCCCCCCATGAGGAGGAGAACCAATCAGAGGATGAGACAGGAGCAGAATACGGCTCAGAACAGGCATCGGGCAGCTCCTCCCCCGCTGCTTCCCAcgtagaggaggaagaggaagatgaccaggaggaagaggaggaagaggaggaagaaggtatggaggaggaagaggaggaggaggaagaggaaggagagaaggaggaggaggacgaagaggaagaagaagagtaCGACCGTCGTGGTGGCGAGGGCAATGACTATGACACACGTAGCGAGGCTGGTGATTCACGCTCCGCCTCATCTGTCAGCTTCTCTGATGATGGCGAGTCAGCACACTCAGGCTCCGCCTCCGAGGCCTCAG gttcAGAAAAGAAGCGGGAGAAGCTGTCGTCGTCGGTCCGTGCAGTTCGTAAAGGCATGGAGA ctACTTCCTGTGTTGTTGTAGATCCAACAAGCAAGCTGCGTTATATCCTGAGAGATGCCCGATTTTTCCTCATTAAGAGCAACAACCACGAAAATGTGTCGCTGGCCAAAGCTAAG GGTGTTTGGTCGACACTGCCGGTGAACGAGAAGAAGCTCAATGCTGCCTTCCGCTCAGCTAGGAGCGTCGTTCTCATCTTCTCTGTGAGGGAAAGTGGAAAATTCCAAG GTTTCGCTCGTTTAGCGTCAGAGTCTCATCATGGTGGCTCTCCGATCCACTGGGTGCTCCCTGCTGGAATGAATGCCAAGATGCTGGGAGGAGTCTTTAAGATTGACTGGCTCTGCAG gagGGAGCTTCCTTTCATTAAGACCGCCCACCTCTCCAACCCCTGGAACGAACACAAGCCAGTGAAAATTGGACGTGACGGCCAG GAGATCCAGCCGGACATTGGTGCTCAGCTCTGTGCCCTGTTTCCATTGGATGAGAGCGTGGACATTCACCAGGTGGCTCGCCGCATTCGTCACAAACGTCGCACACCATCGGAGCCGCGGCCTCGGGGCCGACCACCACAACGTGAACCGGGAAG GCGTCGACCTGAAGAGTATGACCTCCACGGCAGGAAGCGACCGCGACCTGACGGTCCACCAGACTTCAGCCAGCGAGCAG GGTTCATCCAGGACCTGAGGAGCCAGCCAGTGGACAG GCGGTTTTCTGGCGTGAGACGAGACGTGTTTCTTAATGGG TCCTATAACGAGTATATGAGGGATTACCACCATAGTGTCGGCCCCCCAGCGCCCTGGCAGACTCTG GCGGGCTATCCCGGCGTGGAGCAGCCACCCCCACACCATCCACCCTACTACCACCACAGTCACCCACCGCCTCCTCCTCACCAGGCCTaccaccatcatcaccaccCACCCCTCCCACCACATGAGGCCCCGCCCCCTCGCTTCAGAGATAAGCAGCGAGCACCGCAGCACCGCGCCTTCACATCCAGCCCA CACGACTACGACATGCGAGTGGACGACTTCCTGCGGCGGACACAGGCAGTGGTGAGCAGCCGGCGGGAGCGAGAGCGTCAGCGTGAGCGTGAGCGAGGTGGCCCACGCCGTGATAGAGAGCGAGAGCGAGTGAGGgatagagacagagaaagagaaagggaCAAGGAGAGGGGGCGGTACCGCAGGTGA
- the ythdc1 gene encoding YTH domain-containing protein 1 isoform X1, whose amino-acid sequence MAADRREDKDGELNVLEDLLTEAPDQDDELYNPETERDISDKKGTKRKSERSDSQDLKRLRSSSGHGTSRSSSSNKRAPGPSLSSSKKVSSPRGRHSTTYRHEYYDERKGRRGAREVTRSRGGEDARRRESQRGLEGLSQKLRRDERRASPSPHEEENQSEDETGAEYGSEQASGSSSPAASHVEEEEEDDQEEEEEEEEEGMEEEEEEEEEEGEKEEEDEEEEEEYDRRGGEGNDYDTRSEAGDSRSASSVSFSDDGESAHSGSASEASGSEKKREKLSSSVRAVRKGMETTSCVVVDPTSKLRYILRDARFFLIKSNNHENVSLAKAKGVWSTLPVNEKKLNAAFRSARSVVLIFSVRESGKFQGFARLASESHHGGSPIHWVLPAGMNAKMLGGVFKIDWLCRRELPFIKTAHLSNPWNEHKPVKIGRDGQEIQPDIGAQLCALFPLDESVDIHQVARRIRHKRRTPSEPRPRGRPPQREPGRRRPEEYDLHGRKRPRPDGPPDFSQRAGFIQDLRSQPVDRRFSGVRRDVFLNGSYNEYMRDYHHSVGPPAPWQTLAGYPGVEQPPPHHPPYYHHSHPPPPPHQAYHHHHHPPLPPHEAPPPRFRDKQRAPQHRAFTSSPHDYDMRVDDFLRRTQAVVSSRRERERQRERERGGPRRDRERERVRDRDRERERDKERGRYRR is encoded by the exons ATGGCGGCCGACCGGCGCGAGGACAAAG ATGGAGAGCTGAACGTTCTGGAAGATTTACTGACTGAAGCTCCCGATCAAGATGACGAGCTGTACAACCCTGAGACAGAGCGTGACATCAGCGACAAGAAAG GTACAAAGAGGAAGAGCGAGCGTTCTGACAGCCAGGATCTAAAGAGGCTCCGCTCCTCGTCAGGCCACGGTACTTCTAGGTCATCATCCTCCAATAAGAGAGCTCCAGGGCCATCTCTGTCCTCCTCTAAAAAGGTGTCGAGCCCTCGCGGCCGGCACTCCACCACTTACCGTCATGAGTATTATGATGAACGAAAGGGGAGACGTGGGGCCCGAGAGGTGACGAGGAGCCGTGGAGGAGAGGACGCAAGACGGCGAGAGTCCCAGAGAGGCCTGGAGGGTCTGAGTCAG AAGTTACGCCGTGATGAGCGGCGAGCAAGTCCCTCCCCCCATGAGGAGGAGAACCAATCAGAGGATGAGACAGGAGCAGAATACGGCTCAGAACAGGCATCGGGCAGCTCCTCCCCCGCTGCTTCCCAcgtagaggaggaagaggaagatgaccaggaggaagaggaggaagaggaggaagaaggtatggaggaggaagaggaggaggaggaagaggaaggagagaaggaggaggaggacgaagaggaagaagaagagtaCGACCGTCGTGGTGGCGAGGGCAATGACTATGACACACGTAGCGAGGCTGGTGATTCACGCTCCGCCTCATCTGTCAGCTTCTCTGATGATGGCGAGTCAGCACACTCAGGCTCCGCCTCCGAGGCCTCAG gttcAGAAAAGAAGCGGGAGAAGCTGTCGTCGTCGGTCCGTGCAGTTCGTAAAGGCATGGAGA ctACTTCCTGTGTTGTTGTAGATCCAACAAGCAAGCTGCGTTATATCCTGAGAGATGCCCGATTTTTCCTCATTAAGAGCAACAACCACGAAAATGTGTCGCTGGCCAAAGCTAAG GGTGTTTGGTCGACACTGCCGGTGAACGAGAAGAAGCTCAATGCTGCCTTCCGCTCAGCTAGGAGCGTCGTTCTCATCTTCTCTGTGAGGGAAAGTGGAAAATTCCAAG GTTTCGCTCGTTTAGCGTCAGAGTCTCATCATGGTGGCTCTCCGATCCACTGGGTGCTCCCTGCTGGAATGAATGCCAAGATGCTGGGAGGAGTCTTTAAGATTGACTGGCTCTGCAG gagGGAGCTTCCTTTCATTAAGACCGCCCACCTCTCCAACCCCTGGAACGAACACAAGCCAGTGAAAATTGGACGTGACGGCCAG GAGATCCAGCCGGACATTGGTGCTCAGCTCTGTGCCCTGTTTCCATTGGATGAGAGCGTGGACATTCACCAGGTGGCTCGCCGCATTCGTCACAAACGTCGCACACCATCGGAGCCGCGGCCTCGGGGCCGACCACCACAACGTGAACCGGGAAG GCGTCGACCTGAAGAGTATGACCTCCACGGCAGGAAGCGACCGCGACCTGACGGTCCACCAGACTTCAGCCAGCGAGCAG GGTTCATCCAGGACCTGAGGAGCCAGCCAGTGGACAG GCGGTTTTCTGGCGTGAGACGAGACGTGTTTCTTAATGGG TCCTATAACGAGTATATGAGGGATTACCACCATAGTGTCGGCCCCCCAGCGCCCTGGCAGACTCTG GCGGGCTATCCCGGCGTGGAGCAGCCACCCCCACACCATCCACCCTACTACCACCACAGTCACCCACCGCCTCCTCCTCACCAGGCCTaccaccatcatcaccaccCACCCCTCCCACCACATGAGGCCCCGCCCCCTCGCTTCAGAGATAAGCAGCGAGCACCGCAGCACCGCGCCTTCACATCCAGCCCA CACGACTACGACATGCGAGTGGACGACTTCCTGCGGCGGACACAGGCAGTGGTGAGCAGCCGGCGGGAGCGAGAGCGTCAGCGTGAGCGTGAGCGAGGTGGCCCACGCCGTGATAGAGAGCGAGAGCGAGTGAGGgatagagacagagaaagagaaagggaCAAGGAGAGGGGGCGGTACCGCAGGTGA
- the ythdc1 gene encoding YTH domain-containing protein 1 isoform X3, translating into MAADRREDKDGELNVLEDLLTEAPDQDDELYNPETERDISDKKGTKRKSERSDSQDLKRLRSSSGHGTSRSSSSNKRAPGPSLSSSKKVSSPRGRHSTTYRHEYYDERKGRRGAREVTRSRGGEDARRRESQRGLEGLSQKLRRDERRASPSPHEEENQSEDETGAEYGSEQASGSSSPAASHVEEEEEDDQEEEEEEEEEGMEEEEEEEEEEGEKEEEDEEEEEEYDRRGGEGNDYDTRSEAGDSRSASSVSFSDDGESAHSGSASEASGSEKKREKLSSSVRAVRKGMENPTSKLRYILRDARFFLIKSNNHENVSLAKAKGVWSTLPVNEKKLNAAFRSARSVVLIFSVRESGKFQGFARLASESHHGGSPIHWVLPAGMNAKMLGGVFKIDWLCRRELPFIKTAHLSNPWNEHKPVKIGRDGQEIQPDIGAQLCALFPLDESVDIHQVARRIRHKRRTPSEPRPRGRPPQREPGRRRPEEYDLHGRKRPRPDGPPDFSQRAGFIQDLRSQPVDRRFSGVRRDVFLNGSYNEYMRDYHHSVGPPAPWQTLAGYPGVEQPPPHHPPYYHHSHPPPPPHQAYHHHHHPPLPPHEAPPPRFRDKQRAPQHRAFTSSPHDYDMRVDDFLRRTQAVVSSRRERERQRERERGGPRRDRERERVRDRDRERERDKERGRYRR; encoded by the exons ATGGCGGCCGACCGGCGCGAGGACAAAG ATGGAGAGCTGAACGTTCTGGAAGATTTACTGACTGAAGCTCCCGATCAAGATGACGAGCTGTACAACCCTGAGACAGAGCGTGACATCAGCGACAAGAAAG GTACAAAGAGGAAGAGCGAGCGTTCTGACAGCCAGGATCTAAAGAGGCTCCGCTCCTCGTCAGGCCACGGTACTTCTAGGTCATCATCCTCCAATAAGAGAGCTCCAGGGCCATCTCTGTCCTCCTCTAAAAAGGTGTCGAGCCCTCGCGGCCGGCACTCCACCACTTACCGTCATGAGTATTATGATGAACGAAAGGGGAGACGTGGGGCCCGAGAGGTGACGAGGAGCCGTGGAGGAGAGGACGCAAGACGGCGAGAGTCCCAGAGAGGCCTGGAGGGTCTGAGTCAG AAGTTACGCCGTGATGAGCGGCGAGCAAGTCCCTCCCCCCATGAGGAGGAGAACCAATCAGAGGATGAGACAGGAGCAGAATACGGCTCAGAACAGGCATCGGGCAGCTCCTCCCCCGCTGCTTCCCAcgtagaggaggaagaggaagatgaccaggaggaagaggaggaagaggaggaagaaggtatggaggaggaagaggaggaggaggaagaggaaggagagaaggaggaggaggacgaagaggaagaagaagagtaCGACCGTCGTGGTGGCGAGGGCAATGACTATGACACACGTAGCGAGGCTGGTGATTCACGCTCCGCCTCATCTGTCAGCTTCTCTGATGATGGCGAGTCAGCACACTCAGGCTCCGCCTCCGAGGCCTCAG gttcAGAAAAGAAGCGGGAGAAGCTGTCGTCGTCGGTCCGTGCAGTTCGTAAAGGCATGGAGA ATCCAACAAGCAAGCTGCGTTATATCCTGAGAGATGCCCGATTTTTCCTCATTAAGAGCAACAACCACGAAAATGTGTCGCTGGCCAAAGCTAAG GGTGTTTGGTCGACACTGCCGGTGAACGAGAAGAAGCTCAATGCTGCCTTCCGCTCAGCTAGGAGCGTCGTTCTCATCTTCTCTGTGAGGGAAAGTGGAAAATTCCAAG GTTTCGCTCGTTTAGCGTCAGAGTCTCATCATGGTGGCTCTCCGATCCACTGGGTGCTCCCTGCTGGAATGAATGCCAAGATGCTGGGAGGAGTCTTTAAGATTGACTGGCTCTGCAG gagGGAGCTTCCTTTCATTAAGACCGCCCACCTCTCCAACCCCTGGAACGAACACAAGCCAGTGAAAATTGGACGTGACGGCCAG GAGATCCAGCCGGACATTGGTGCTCAGCTCTGTGCCCTGTTTCCATTGGATGAGAGCGTGGACATTCACCAGGTGGCTCGCCGCATTCGTCACAAACGTCGCACACCATCGGAGCCGCGGCCTCGGGGCCGACCACCACAACGTGAACCGGGAAG GCGTCGACCTGAAGAGTATGACCTCCACGGCAGGAAGCGACCGCGACCTGACGGTCCACCAGACTTCAGCCAGCGAGCAG GGTTCATCCAGGACCTGAGGAGCCAGCCAGTGGACAG GCGGTTTTCTGGCGTGAGACGAGACGTGTTTCTTAATGGG TCCTATAACGAGTATATGAGGGATTACCACCATAGTGTCGGCCCCCCAGCGCCCTGGCAGACTCTG GCGGGCTATCCCGGCGTGGAGCAGCCACCCCCACACCATCCACCCTACTACCACCACAGTCACCCACCGCCTCCTCCTCACCAGGCCTaccaccatcatcaccaccCACCCCTCCCACCACATGAGGCCCCGCCCCCTCGCTTCAGAGATAAGCAGCGAGCACCGCAGCACCGCGCCTTCACATCCAGCCCA CACGACTACGACATGCGAGTGGACGACTTCCTGCGGCGGACACAGGCAGTGGTGAGCAGCCGGCGGGAGCGAGAGCGTCAGCGTGAGCGTGAGCGAGGTGGCCCACGCCGTGATAGAGAGCGAGAGCGAGTGAGGgatagagacagagaaagagaaagggaCAAGGAGAGGGGGCGGTACCGCAGGTGA
- the ufc1 gene encoding ubiquitin-fold modifier-conjugating enzyme 1, with translation MADEATRKAVSQIPLLKTHAGPRDRALWPQRLKEEYQALIRFVEQNKAADNDWFRLESNADGTRWTGTCWYIHELLRYEFRLEFDIPVTYPDTAPEVAVPELDGKTAKMYRGGKICLTEHFAPLWARNAPRFGLGHLMALGLGPWLAVEIPDLISKGIVVHKERQAEPAAE, from the coding sequence ATGGCGGACGAGGCCACGCGCAAGGCCGTGTCGCAGATCCCGCTGCTGAAGACGCACGCGGGGCCGCGAGACCGCGCGCTGTGGCCGCAGCGGCTGAAGGAGGAATACCAGGCGTTGATCCGCTTCGTGGAGCAGAACAAGGCGGCCGACAACGACTGGTTCCGCCTCGAGTCCAACGCCGACGGCACGCGCTGGACTGGCACGTGCTGGTACATCCACGAGTTGCTGCGCTACGAGTTCCGGCTAGAGTTCGATATCCCTGTGACGTACCCGGACACCGCGCCCGAGGTGGCAGTTCCAGAGCTGGACGGGAAGACCGCCAAAATGTACCGCGGCGGGAAAATCTGCCTCACCGAACACTTCGCGCCGCTCTGGGCCCGGAACGCGCCGCGGTTCGGGCTCGGGCACCTCATGGCGCTCGGACTCGGACCGTGGCTCGCCGTGGAGATTCCGGACCTTATCAGCAAGGGAATCGTAGTCCACAAGGAGCGGCAGGCCGAACCGGCGGCAGAGTGA